In the genome of Methylomagnum ishizawai, the window GTCGGCCTGCCTGGGCACTTGGTCCACCACCGTCAACAACGGCAGGCGCTTTTGCAGATAACGGATGCGGCGGTCGATGCCGCGCAGTTCCTTCTTGCGGTAGAGGTACTCGGCGTTCTCCGAGCGGTCGCCCTCGGCGGCGGCGGCGGCGAGGTGCTGGGTCACATCGGCGCGGCGCTCCCACAGTGCCTTGAGTTCGGTTTCGAGGCGGCGGTAGCCGGGAGCGGTGATGTAGGGGGAGGATTTGGGAGAGGCGGGTCGCCAGCGGGACATGGGGTGGACTCGGGTCGGCTTGGATCGGGGTTCCCATTATAAGCGCCGCACACCGATAGGCACGGGACTCAAGCCTCCGCGCTTGCGGTCGATAACCCCATTACCCGCCCGCCCGGAGGTCCAGCCATGCGCGTCGTCACTTCGTCCATCCAGATGCAAACCCGGCATCAGGCCAGCCAGACCGAAAGCCGCCAAACTTCCCTGCAAATCCGCGCCGCGCCGTCCGAAAACAGTGCCCGCGCCACCGTCACCGATATGCTGACCCTCAGCGACCACGCCCTGAGCGCCGCCGCCTCGGCCCCCACGAGCGCGTCCACCGACCCGGACGATGGCTTGAGTTCCAAGGACCGGCTCAACATCGCCCTGATCCGCCGCCTGTTCAAGCTCGTCACCGGCCACGACCTGGTGGTCGCGACGCCGGGGCAGTTGCGGCAGGCGCTGCAAGGCGGTTCAACGGCCACCAGCGCCAGCCCGTCCCCCCCCGCCCGCGCCAATTCCAGCAACACCGGCTTGACGCTCAGCACCACCGTGACCCGCCGGGAAACGGAAGCCACTTCATTCAGCGCCAGCGGGACGGTCAAGACCGCCGATGGCCAGACCCTGCAATTCTCGGCCAAGCTCAACATGAGCCGGGAATTCACCTCGCGCTTGCAAATCGGGGCGGCGGCGAACGCCCCGGTCAAGGTCGATCCCCTGGTCATCAACTACGGCGGCAAGGCGGCGGAACTCGGCGACGCCCGCTTCGAATTCGACCTCGACAGCGACGGCGACAGCGAGCAGATCGCCAACCTGAAACCCGGCAGCGC includes:
- the greB gene encoding transcription elongation factor GreB; the encoded protein is MSRWRPASPKSSPYITAPGYRRLETELKALWERRADVTQHLAAAAAEGDRSENAEYLYRKKELRGIDRRIRYLQKRLPLLTVVDQVPRQADRVFFGAWVTLEDAAGAETTYRIVGADEIDTQQGWISVDAPLARALLKKAIDDEVSVATPGGLARWFVVDVRYGEE